The Salinispora tropica CNB-440 genome has a window encoding:
- the lnt gene encoding apolipoprotein N-acyltransferase, with product MVRAGGVARIRPGTLRRVIVDMPATAVEMMRERPLPLPVAVVAAVGGGVALLLAFPPYGVWPLAAVGVALLAGAAHRRRPRAGAGLGFLTGVALFAPLLGWTNLHTGYLPWALLSLLQAGYLALLGAATAWVSPLVDRLRWGWPVLTGVLWVAQEALRDRTPFGGFPWGRLAFSQDGSPLLRLAALGGAPLVTFAVAVAGGFLVAAGWAGWAAYRHPGRRWTPVAGAMAAVLAVPAVGLLVPIRAEGGGEAVTVAIVQGNVPRLGLDFNAQRQAVLNNHVAATVELADQVASGARPRPDLVVWPENSSDIDPLRDASAGDRIQSAADAVGVPILVGAVLRGPGEGQVRNAGLLWWPGTGPDLDQLYTKRHPVPFAEYVPFRDVARLVSKQVDRVRADFVPGSTPGVLAAGPAVLGDVICFEVAYDEVVRDTVTGGAQLLVVQTNNATFDVAEARQQLAMVRLRAVEHGRPALMASTVGVSGFVSPDGRVSDATEFNTRAIVVRQLHLADGHTLATRVGLWPEVALTFLAVAALAAAGVRRRTRGALTAGTPVRGRQDGA from the coding sequence GTGGTCCGCGCTGGCGGGGTGGCTCGGATCAGGCCGGGTACCCTTCGGCGGGTGATCGTGGACATGCCGGCGACGGCCGTGGAGATGATGCGGGAACGTCCGTTGCCGTTGCCGGTTGCGGTGGTGGCGGCGGTCGGCGGGGGCGTGGCGCTGCTGCTGGCGTTTCCGCCGTACGGGGTGTGGCCGCTGGCGGCGGTCGGGGTGGCCCTGTTGGCTGGCGCGGCCCACCGTCGACGTCCGCGCGCCGGCGCTGGTCTCGGGTTCCTGACCGGGGTGGCGTTGTTCGCCCCGCTGTTGGGCTGGACCAATCTGCACACCGGCTACTTGCCGTGGGCGCTGTTGTCGCTGTTGCAGGCCGGCTACCTGGCGCTGCTCGGCGCGGCCACCGCGTGGGTTTCTCCGCTGGTTGACCGGTTGCGGTGGGGGTGGCCGGTGCTGACCGGGGTGCTGTGGGTGGCGCAGGAGGCGCTGCGTGATCGCACTCCCTTCGGTGGTTTCCCCTGGGGTCGGCTGGCGTTCAGCCAGGACGGGTCGCCGCTGCTGCGGTTGGCTGCCCTGGGCGGGGCGCCGCTGGTCACCTTCGCGGTCGCGGTGGCCGGTGGGTTCCTGGTGGCTGCCGGCTGGGCGGGCTGGGCGGCGTATCGCCATCCGGGCCGGCGGTGGACGCCGGTGGCGGGGGCGATGGCGGCGGTGCTGGCGGTGCCGGCTGTCGGGCTCCTCGTGCCGATCCGCGCCGAGGGCGGTGGGGAGGCGGTGACGGTGGCGATCGTGCAGGGCAATGTGCCGCGGCTGGGGCTGGATTTCAACGCGCAACGGCAGGCGGTGCTGAACAACCACGTCGCGGCCACCGTCGAGCTGGCCGACCAGGTGGCCTCCGGTGCCCGACCCCGCCCTGACCTGGTGGTGTGGCCGGAGAACTCCAGCGACATCGACCCGCTTCGGGACGCTTCCGCCGGTGACCGGATTCAGTCGGCTGCCGACGCGGTCGGCGTGCCGATCCTGGTCGGGGCGGTGCTGCGCGGCCCGGGGGAGGGACAGGTACGCAACGCGGGGCTGCTGTGGTGGCCGGGGACCGGTCCGGATCTTGACCAGTTGTACACAAAACGGCATCCGGTGCCGTTCGCCGAGTATGTGCCGTTTCGTGATGTGGCCCGGCTGGTCAGCAAGCAGGTTGACCGGGTGCGGGCTGACTTCGTGCCGGGCAGCACCCCCGGGGTGCTGGCTGCCGGTCCCGCGGTGCTCGGTGACGTGATCTGCTTCGAGGTCGCCTACGACGAGGTGGTCCGGGACACTGTTACCGGTGGGGCGCAGCTGCTGGTGGTGCAGACCAACAACGCCACCTTCGATGTGGCGGAGGCCCGGCAGCAGCTGGCCATGGTGCGGCTGCGGGCGGTCGAGCACGGTCGGCCGGCGCTGATGGCCTCGACGGTCGGCGTTTCCGGGTTCGTTTCCCCCGATGGGCGGGTAAGTGATGCCACCGAGTTCAACACCCGCGCGATCGTGGTGCGGCAGCTGCACCTCGCCGACGGACACACCCTCGCGACTCGGGTCGGGTTGTGGCCGGAGGTGGCGTTGACGTTCCTGGCCGTGGCGGCCCTGGCCGCAGCCGGGGTGCGGCGACGTACCCGCGGTGCGCTGACGGCCGGTACGCCGGTGAGAGGGAGGCAGGACGGTGCGTGA
- a CDS encoding RNA polymerase-binding protein RbpA yields the protein MGERMLRGSRLGAVSYESDRNTELAPRQTREYLCAKGHQFEVPFAVDAEVPMTWECKFDGSVARLVDGNEPEQKKAKPPRTHWDMLLERRSIAELEDILAERLKEVRTRRGRA from the coding sequence ATGGGCGAGCGCATGCTGCGCGGAAGCCGTCTGGGCGCGGTCAGCTACGAGTCCGACCGTAACACCGAGCTCGCGCCGCGTCAGACCCGCGAATACCTGTGCGCCAAGGGTCACCAGTTCGAGGTGCCGTTCGCCGTTGACGCCGAGGTCCCAATGACCTGGGAATGCAAGTTCGACGGCAGCGTCGCCCGGCTGGTTGACGGCAACGAACCGGAGCAGAAGAAGGCGAAGCCGCCGCGCACCCACTGGGACATGCTGTTGGAGCGGCGATCGATCGCCGAGCTTGAGGACATCCTCGCCGAACGGCTCAAGGAGGTCCGCACCCGCCGCGGCCGCGCCTGA
- a CDS encoding polyprenol monophosphomannose synthase, which translates to MRDETGHPGVGRVLVVIPTYNEADNLTWIVQRVRRAVPSVDILVADDNSPDGTGAVAEALAGQDRRVHVLHREGKQGLGAAYLAGFGWARQRGYDAVVEMDADGSHAPEDLPAMLAAARDADVVIGSRWTRGAQVLNWPLRRLLLSRCGNLYARLALGMPVSDATGGYRVYRLSALDALDLASVCSQGYSFQVELSRLAHRAGVRIVEVPITFAERERGSSKMSPFIVAEALWRITGWAVADRRLAFRRGLHGTPTGQVRWP; encoded by the coding sequence GTGCGTGACGAGACCGGTCATCCCGGGGTGGGGCGAGTACTCGTGGTCATCCCGACCTACAACGAGGCCGACAACCTGACCTGGATTGTGCAACGGGTGCGTCGGGCTGTGCCGTCGGTGGACATTCTGGTTGCCGATGACAACAGTCCGGATGGCACCGGTGCGGTCGCTGAGGCCCTCGCCGGGCAGGATCGGCGGGTACATGTGCTGCACCGGGAGGGCAAGCAGGGACTCGGCGCCGCCTACCTTGCCGGGTTCGGCTGGGCGCGGCAGCGCGGCTACGACGCGGTGGTGGAGATGGACGCCGACGGCTCACACGCCCCGGAGGATCTGCCGGCGATGCTGGCCGCTGCCCGCGACGCGGACGTGGTGATCGGGTCCCGGTGGACCCGGGGGGCGCAGGTGCTCAACTGGCCGCTGCGGCGGTTGCTGTTGTCGCGCTGCGGCAACCTGTACGCGCGGCTGGCCCTGGGGATGCCGGTCTCCGACGCCACCGGCGGCTACCGCGTGTATCGGCTCAGCGCCCTGGATGCGTTGGACCTGGCGTCGGTGTGCTCGCAGGGGTACTCGTTCCAGGTGGAGTTGTCCCGGCTGGCGCACCGGGCCGGTGTGCGGATCGTGGAGGTGCCGATCACGTTCGCCGAGCGGGAACGGGGCAGCAGCAAGATGAGCCCGTTCATCGTCGCCGAGGCGTTGTGGCGGATCACCGGGTGGGCGGTGGCGGACCGGCGGTTGGCCTTCCGTCGGGGGCTGCACGGCACGCCTACGGGGCAGGTCCGTTGGCCGTAG
- a CDS encoding FxsA family protein: MRRGLRFVPLALLLAALVELAVFVAVGRAAGFGIAVLAVFAASLLGMALLRREGMRAWRGFQTAARAGQPPGTQVTDGLVGLLGALLLATPGLLSGALGVLLLVPPVRRLARAGARRTAERRVSSMVAGDLFGPRRVRVHRGTPQQPPPSAEPTVVDDGQPIEGEIVEPRQG; the protein is encoded by the coding sequence ATGCGCCGGGGACTGAGGTTCGTACCGTTGGCGTTGTTGCTGGCGGCGTTGGTGGAGCTGGCGGTGTTCGTGGCCGTGGGCCGGGCTGCCGGGTTCGGGATTGCGGTGCTGGCCGTGTTCGCGGCGTCGCTGCTGGGCATGGCGCTGCTGCGCCGGGAGGGGATGCGTGCGTGGCGGGGCTTCCAGACCGCCGCGCGGGCTGGTCAACCGCCGGGCACGCAGGTCACCGATGGTCTGGTGGGGTTGCTCGGTGCGCTGTTGTTGGCCACTCCGGGTCTGCTCAGTGGCGCGTTGGGGGTGTTGCTGCTGGTGCCGCCGGTGCGCCGGCTGGCCCGTGCGGGTGCGCGGCGTACGGCCGAGCGGCGGGTGTCGTCGATGGTCGCGGGTGATCTGTTTGGGCCGCGGCGGGTGCGGGTGCACCGGGGCACCCCGCAGCAGCCTCCGCCGTCGGCGGAGCCGACCGTGGTCGACGACGGTCAGCCCATTGAGGGCGAGATTGTGGAGCCCCGGCAGGGCTGA
- a CDS encoding glutamate mutase L: MNVAICADVGSTYTKVAVVDLDGAGLVSTASLPTTVGSDVLRGLDAAVAAATAGLPVGDAPWYVCSSAGGGLRLAVVGYEQLVTAQAGRRVGLSAGANVVYVAAGRLGAAELAAVRAARPDVLLLVGGTDGGDAETLTHNATRLARARWRVPVVLAGNAEVRDDLFSMLVSAKVPVTVAENVLPRIGVLAPAGARAAIREVFLRHVIGGKRLSRGPRFPRLVRAATPDAVLTGVELLADTLGGDLAVVDVGGATTDVYSVLTPDERESGPGREVAGSLWRARTVEGDLGVRWSAPGVVRAAVEERLLDAAEAEVLAAAARRRADDPAYLPAGGAERATDARLAALAATVALRRHARGAATGERAGRDLRDVRLLVGSGGVLRHAAPADAAGVLAGVLADYAGGWPLPRAARPVVDVEYVLAAAGLLGAEQPAAARALTARLRGAGHAPVARCVGGAVRAGRPECRDTPG, encoded by the coding sequence GTGAACGTCGCGATCTGCGCGGATGTCGGCTCCACGTACACGAAGGTGGCGGTGGTCGATCTCGACGGCGCGGGTCTGGTTTCGACGGCGTCACTGCCCACGACGGTGGGCAGTGACGTGTTGCGGGGGTTGGACGCGGCGGTCGCTGCCGCGACCGCCGGTCTGCCGGTGGGGGACGCGCCCTGGTACGTGTGTTCGTCTGCCGGGGGCGGGCTGCGGTTGGCGGTGGTCGGCTACGAACAGTTGGTGACCGCGCAGGCGGGCCGTCGGGTGGGCCTGTCGGCGGGGGCGAACGTGGTGTATGTGGCCGCGGGTCGGCTCGGCGCGGCGGAGTTGGCGGCGGTCCGGGCGGCCCGCCCGGATGTGCTGCTGCTGGTTGGCGGCACCGACGGCGGTGACGCGGAGACGTTGACGCACAACGCGACTCGGCTGGCGCGGGCCCGCTGGCGGGTTCCGGTGGTCCTCGCCGGGAACGCGGAGGTCCGCGACGACCTGTTTTCGATGCTGGTGTCGGCGAAGGTGCCGGTGACCGTGGCGGAGAATGTGCTGCCCCGGATCGGGGTGTTGGCGCCGGCTGGGGCGCGGGCGGCGATCCGGGAGGTGTTCCTGCGGCATGTGATCGGCGGCAAGCGGCTGTCTCGGGGGCCGCGATTCCCACGGCTGGTGCGGGCGGCGACTCCGGATGCGGTGCTGACCGGCGTGGAGTTACTTGCGGACACGCTCGGCGGTGACCTGGCGGTGGTGGATGTCGGTGGGGCGACCACCGACGTGTACTCGGTGTTGACGCCGGATGAGCGGGAGAGTGGGCCGGGCCGGGAGGTGGCCGGCAGCCTGTGGCGGGCCCGTACCGTCGAGGGGGACCTGGGGGTGCGGTGGAGTGCCCCGGGTGTGGTGCGGGCAGCGGTGGAGGAGCGGTTACTCGACGCGGCCGAGGCCGAGGTGTTGGCGGCGGCGGCACGGCGGCGTGCCGACGACCCGGCGTACCTTCCGGCGGGTGGGGCCGAGCGGGCGACAGACGCGCGGTTGGCCGCCCTGGCGGCCACGGTGGCGCTGCGGCGGCATGCCCGCGGGGCGGCCACCGGTGAACGCGCGGGACGGGATCTGCGGGATGTGCGGCTGCTGGTCGGTTCGGGTGGTGTGCTGCGGCACGCCGCGCCCGCCGACGCCGCCGGGGTGCTCGCCGGGGTGCTCGCCGACTACGCCGGTGGGTGGCCGTTGCCGCGTGCCGCCCGGCCGGTGGTGGACGTGGAGTACGTGTTGGCCGCCGCCGGGTTGCTCGGGGCCGAGCAACCGGCCGCGGCGCGTGCTCTCACCGCCCGGTTGCGGGGGGCTGGGCATGCCCCGGTTGCCCGATGTGTGGGTGGCGCGGTGCGGGCCGGCCGGCCCGAATGCCGCGACACGCCCGGGTAG